In Segatella copri, the DNA window TACAAGAACATCATCGACAAGTATAATGCCGGTGGAAGTGAGAATGAGGATTACTATGAAAAATTGCTTCAGCTGGTGGAAGAACTGAAGAAGGAGCAATCTCGTTCCACGGATATAGGATTGAAGGAAGAAGAGTTGGAAATCTACGATATGTTGACTTCTGGCAGGAAACTTACCAAGGCTGAGGAGCAAAAAGTGATTCTTGCCTCCAAGAACCTCTATAAAAAGTTATTGGAGGAGAAGGACAAGGTGATGGTGGTGGATTGGTATAAGGATGAACAACCAAGACATCAAGTGTTAGCCTTGATACAGACCTCGCTCAATGAAGATTTGCCGATGAGCTATGATCGTATGTCGTTCAATGACAAAACTCATCTGCTATTTGAACATTTTGTGGATATGGCAGTACAAGGATATGGTTGGGTGGCGTGATAAATAGCTATTATTGATGGCTATGTTACATCGCGTATATAGAAAAAGTTTTTCTATTTTATTGCCACATCTGCCACGCAGATTGTAAGTAATTGAGACACAGAAAGAAATGGGTGGCAATAAGACGTATTCTTATTGTCACCTATTGCCACCTATTGCCACGCCTTGTTTTTGCTTATTCTTCTGTAAACTTCTCAGAATCAAGCAGTTGTTTGATTTGTGGCATCAAAACAGGTATATCCTTCTCTATGATATTCCAAAGCTGTTTGGGCTTTATTGTATAGTATCCATGCACCAAAACATGCCTTAAACCTATCATTTGCTCCCATGGAATCTCTGTATGTTTTGCTCGAAATTCTTTGGTAAGCATATAAGAGGCTTCACCTATGATTTCTGCTAACTTGACGAAACCATAAAAGATAATTGGATCGTCCTTAACTGCATCAAATGTGTACTTGTCTTTTGAGGCAAGTAAATCATTGCAAGCTTGGAGAATATGTTCAAGCCTTCCTTTGTCTTTAACTTTTTCTCTCATAAATCAATATTTTATCTCGGTTTGCTGATTTTGATGCAAAAGGAAGAAGGCAATCCTCTTCTATTAAATCTACAGGGCGCTTGATAATCTTTTTGAGGTTTACCATGATTCCTGAGATGTCGAACAGGGATATGGAGTCACTGTCTTGGTATCTAACCAACAAGTCAACATCGCTCTTTGGAGTTTCTTCACCACGAGAGCATGAACCAAACAGCCAAGCCTTTTCTATGGGCTGGCTAGCAAGATACTGCTGTATCTTTGGTATCATTTCTTGTACATTCTTGCTAAGCATAAGCGATACAATTTGATTTATGTTGCAAATATAATCTTTTTTATCGGTTCTTCCAAACTTTTTATAGAAAAAGTGAACTTTTTAAGCCTTATTGCTTAGTGAAGGCAGAGTGTCTACTATTTCTGTTTTATAAAATAGATACTGTCTACCTTTCTAGTCTATAAAGTAAAAAAGTGTCTACTGAAATCAGGAAAAGTCACGCTAAGGCAATGCCCGCTAGTGCCCGAGGCGTTGGGCAAATTTGCCCAACTACCTCGGGTATCTTTGCTCATCGTCTCGGTCATTCGTACCCGCGTACGTGGTCACGGATACCCGTGTACGTGGGTATGGATGCTCATGTACGCGGGCAGAAAATGATGATGCGGATTTCTAGAAGACGCAAGGCAATGCTGATAGCTGCTGCATGATGGTCTTTGCCATGCGGGAGTGGCCGGCATCATTAGGATGAAGACGGTCGGTATCCGGTTTGTTAAACATCTGCGCACCAGCATCGTAAAGAGGGAAGAGACCGGAAAGGGAGTTGAGGTCGATGACCGGAACTGCCCAGACATTGCCTGTTTCCTTGATAGCTTTCACGTATTCATCGAAGAAGATGCCACGCGCATTCTCGTACATCTCATCTGGCTGGATGTTCTTGTCACCACTGGCAAAGAGAGCACGATGCACAGGAGTCATCACCACGATTTGCTTGGTAGGATACATCTGCTTCAACTTCGACATGGCGATGTTGATGCGGCCTTTCAATGTATTCTTGTCCATGCTGAAGTGGCGGTGGCGGCGCTGTACCATTTCGCTTGGCTTGTGGCGGGCTACTCTCACGCTGTCGAAAGTCTCCGTGTACCATTCGCCTACAGGCACACCATTGTTGTAATCGTTGGTACCCATAAAGATGAGGATGGCATCAAAATCATCACCATGTTCCTTCTGCAGTTGGTCTGCCTGACGGGGAATATCGTTCCACTGTCTGCCGCTCACACCATAAACGTAAGGGGTGATGCCGAGCCAATCCTGCAGGAATCCCCAGTATTTTACTTTTGATGCCTTGATGTTAGGGTCGGTGATGGAGTCGCCGAAGTAAGCCACTTTCTTTCCCTTCCAGGGATGCTGAAGGTTCTTGAAAGCCTTTTCTTTTTCGGCAATTTCTTTCTTGCTCATCGCCTTCTGGGCGAAGGCGGGTAGGGTTGGCATCGCCAAAGTCAAGGCGAGTGCCAGGGTAATCATTGTTTGTTTCTTCATTGCTAGTTTGTTTTTAATTCTTTTCTGAGTGCAAAGGTACGGCAAAAATCCCAAACGGCGCAACATTTATTGTTCAAATATCAGTCTTTTTCTGTTTTTTTTTGTAATTTTGCAGCCGCTAATAGAAATGAGTATTTATAATAGGTATATTATTAAGGATGACAATCAGTTTGAGTAATTTAAGTGATTTGGCGCGCAAGCGAGTGGCGGTTGCGGCTTATTATTTTGTTCCGGGAGTAGTGTTTGCCAGTTGGGCAAGCCGTATTCCGGATGTAAAACAGATGTTGCATCTGAGCAACGGCCAGTTGGGAACGGTGCTTTTCGCCATTCCTATCGGCCAACTTCTGATGATGGCTTTCTCAGGTATCCTGGTGAGTAGATTTGGCAGCAAGAAGATGCTGGTTCTCTCTGAGGTGCTCTATGTTCTGGTTCTTTTCTGCATCGGTAGCAGTACTACGGTTTTTCATCTGATTTTGAGTCTTATTGCTTTCGGAATGATGGCGAATCTGATGAACATTGCCACCAATACGCAGGCATGTCTGGTAGAGAAGATGTATGGGCGCAACATCATGTCGTCGTTTCATGGTCTGTGGAGTCTGGGTGGATTCTCCGGTGGTATCATTGGTGCCATCTTTGCCAATACTTTGCTCCCGATAGATGTCCACTTTGGAACTATCCTGGTTCTGAGTATTCTCATCGTTGCTGTCGGTTTCCGCTTTCTGATTAATGATGCCATGGCGAAAGCAGAAGAGGAGGATGTTCCGAAGTTCTCTTTCAAGACCATCGACCCGATTCTGTTCCTTTTGGGACTGATGGGATTTGCCGGCATGTTCTGTGAAGGTACCGTTTACGATTGGAGTAGCGTATATTTTTCATCAGTAGTAAAACCCGATGAGGCTTTTATCCGTGCGGGCTATGTGGCTGGTATGGGTGCGATGACGTTGGGTAGATTCATGGCTGATGGGTTTGTTACGAAATACGGCCCAGCCAGAGTATTGAAGGTTTGTGGTGGTTTGATATTGGGCGGTTTGTGGCTGGCTGCTGCCTTGCCTTATCTCATTCCTGCCACCTTGGGTTTCCTGCTGGTAGGTTTCGGCATCTCTTCGTCGGTTCCTATCTGTTACAGTATCGCCGGAAAATTGGGAACCATCAAGGCGAGCATCGCTATTACTATCGTTTCGAGCATCAGTTTCTTCGGTTTCCTTGTAGGACCTCCGGTTATCGGATGGCTTGCTGAGGCTACCGGTCTCCGCATTGCCATCAGCATTGCCGCCTGCCTGGGTCTGATGATAGCGTTTGTTGCCGCAAAGGTAGGAAAGAGATTATCCTGAATAAGGAAACGGTTGATGTCTTCTAATGATATGATTGATGTCGTTCAGGTATATGACTGATAACGTTCTAGTATATGACTAAAATCTTCCAAACAGTTACTTGAAGTCTTTCAGATATATAGAATAAGTCTTCTGGATATATTATATAGTAAGCCGCACAACAGCTGATGTGCGCTTGCACAACAGGTGTTGTGCGAGCGTCGCTCAGCTGTTGTGCGGCTGTCGTTCAGGTGTTGTGCGCTCTCTTTGTTTGTTTTCTTAAAGCAGACACCTTGATTAGATAAACAAACATCCTATCTGGAAGACCAGGGCTGATACTACCCATGCCAGGAGCGTGGTGTAGCCGGCGGCGAAGCCTGCCCATTTCCAACTGCCCGTCTCGCCCTTGATGGCAGCGATGGTGGCGATGCAAGGGAAGTAGAGCAATACAAAGAGGAGGAAACAGTAGGCGGTGAGCGTTGCCTTCGCTGCTGCCTCGGCATCGCTGTAACCGTAGGTCTTCTTCAGGTCGGAAGTCATCTGCTTCTTCAAGACTTCGTATTTTCCGTCTTCATCGTTGTAATCCTGATCATCAGAGAAACTGTCGTTGTTGCTGTAGAGCACGCCCATTGTTGAGGCTACAATCTCCTTGGCACCCACACCGGAAACCAAGCCCACATCCAGTTTCCAGTCGAAACCCTGTGGGGTGAAGATAGGCTCGATGGTCTTACCGATTCTGCCGATATAGCTCTGTTCCTGCTGTGCCTGGGTATCAAGTTCTTCATTATGAGGGAAATAACCCAAAGCCCATACGATGATACTTGCCACAAGGATGATACCACCCATCTTCTTCAAGTACTGCTTACCCTTCTCCCAGGTATGTCGGCCTATCGCCTTCCAGGTAGGGAAGCGGTAAGGAGGCAACTCCATTACGAACGGGGTATCTTCGCCCTTCACCACGAAACTGGCAAAGATGCGGCTCAATATCACGGCAAGGAAGATGCCGATGAGATAGAGCGATACCATGATGAGTGAACGGTATTGGATGGCAAAGAATGTTCCGATGACCATGATGTAGATTGGCAGACGAGCAGAACAGCTCATCAATGGCAATATCAGCATCGTAATCAGACGCGAACGGTGACTCTCGATGGTTCTTGTTGCCATCACGGCAGGTACGTTACATCCGAATCCCATAATCAGCGGAATGAATGATTTGCCATGCAGCCCCATCTTGTGCATCAGCTTATCCATGATGAAGGCAGCACGAGCCATATATCCCGAATCCTCCATATAAGAGATGAAGAAATACAGAATCAGAATCTGTGGCAGGAACACGATCACGGCACCTACACCACCAATCACACCATCTACCAGCATGTCCTTCACCGGTCCGTCCGGCATCGTGGTACTGATGAATTCGCCCAGCCATGACACGCCGTCCTCAATCCATCCCTTAGGAATCTCGCCCAGTACGAAGGTGGCTGAGAACATGATGAACAGCAGCAGGATGAAGATAGGGAAGCCTACATATTTATTGGTCAGGATTCTGTCGATGAGGTGGGTTACCTGATAGGTATCCTTTGCCTTGCCCGGTTCATAGCCTGCTTCCTGCAATGCGCCATGAATGAAACCGTATTTGGCATCCATGATGGCGGTTTCGCTATCCTCCAGGGTCTCTTCCTTCACACGCTTGGCTGCCTCATCACGGGCTGTGAAGATTTCCTTTGCTGAATTCAGATGGCTTACGTATTCCTCGGCGTGCTTATCATTCTCCAACAACTTGATAGAGAGGTATCGGGTAGAGTAGCGCTGGCGGATGGAATCATCTGCCTTCAGATATTTCTGGATATGTTCGATGCCGTGCTCTATCTCATGTCCGTGGTTGATGTGGATATGGCGATAGTGAGCGCTGGAATCTTCC includes these proteins:
- the feoB gene encoding ferrous iron transport protein B codes for the protein MKLSELKTGESAVIVKVSGHGGFRKRVIEMGFIKGKKVDVLLNAPLQDPVKYKIMGYEVSLRHSEADHIEVVSIDEAKNDAKLSKAEEEDRQQVIDSKVVDSNDSDEQALGDKMLVAERKDNASNEALAEQEAERLHRVINVALVGNPNCGKTSLFNFASGAHERVGNYSGVTVDAKVGEADFNGYHFNLVDLPGTYSLSAYSPEELYVRKQLIEHTPDIVINVIDTSNLERNLYLTTQLIDMHIRMVCALNMFDETEKRGDNIDYDKLGELFGISMIPTVFTNGRGVDKLFETIIELYEGKEDSSAHYRHIHINHGHEIEHGIEHIQKYLKADDSIRQRYSTRYLSIKLLENDKHAEEYVSHLNSAKEIFTARDEAAKRVKEETLEDSETAIMDAKYGFIHGALQEAGYEPGKAKDTYQVTHLIDRILTNKYVGFPIFILLLFIMFSATFVLGEIPKGWIEDGVSWLGEFISTTMPDGPVKDMLVDGVIGGVGAVIVFLPQILILYFFISYMEDSGYMARAAFIMDKLMHKMGLHGKSFIPLIMGFGCNVPAVMATRTIESHRSRLITMLILPLMSCSARLPIYIMVIGTFFAIQYRSLIMVSLYLIGIFLAVILSRIFASFVVKGEDTPFVMELPPYRFPTWKAIGRHTWEKGKQYLKKMGGIILVASIIVWALGYFPHNEELDTQAQQEQSYIGRIGKTIEPIFTPQGFDWKLDVGLVSGVGAKEIVASTMGVLYSNNDSFSDDQDYNDEDGKYEVLKKQMTSDLKKTYGYSDAEAAAKATLTAYCFLLFVLLYFPCIATIAAIKGETGSWKWAGFAAGYTTLLAWVVSALVFQIGCLFI
- a CDS encoding MFS transporter — protein: MTISLSNLSDLARKRVAVAAYYFVPGVVFASWASRIPDVKQMLHLSNGQLGTVLFAIPIGQLLMMAFSGILVSRFGSKKMLVLSEVLYVLVLFCIGSSTTVFHLILSLIAFGMMANLMNIATNTQACLVEKMYGRNIMSSFHGLWSLGGFSGGIIGAIFANTLLPIDVHFGTILVLSILIVAVGFRFLINDAMAKAEEEDVPKFSFKTIDPILFLLGLMGFAGMFCEGTVYDWSSVYFSSVVKPDEAFIRAGYVAGMGAMTLGRFMADGFVTKYGPARVLKVCGGLILGGLWLAAALPYLIPATLGFLLVGFGISSSVPICYSIAGKLGTIKASIAITIVSSISFFGFLVGPPVIGWLAEATGLRIAISIAACLGLMIAFVAAKVGKRLS
- a CDS encoding HepT-like ribonuclease domain-containing protein is translated as MREKVKDKGRLEHILQACNDLLASKDKYTFDAVKDDPIIFYGFVKLAEIIGEASYMLTKEFRAKHTEIPWEQMIGLRHVLVHGYYTIKPKQLWNIIEKDIPVLMPQIKQLLDSEKFTEE
- a CDS encoding nucleotidyltransferase family protein, which gives rise to MLSKNVQEMIPKIQQYLASQPIEKAWLFGSCSRGEETPKSDVDLLVRYQDSDSISLFDISGIMVNLKKIIKRPVDLIEEDCLLPFASKSANRDKILIYERKS
- a CDS encoding SGNH/GDSL hydrolase family protein, coding for MKKQTMITLALALTLAMPTLPAFAQKAMSKKEIAEKEKAFKNLQHPWKGKKVAYFGDSITDPNIKASKVKYWGFLQDWLGITPYVYGVSGRQWNDIPRQADQLQKEHGDDFDAILIFMGTNDYNNGVPVGEWYTETFDSVRVARHKPSEMVQRRHRHFSMDKNTLKGRINIAMSKLKQMYPTKQIVVMTPVHRALFASGDKNIQPDEMYENARGIFFDEYVKAIKETGNVWAVPVIDLNSLSGLFPLYDAGAQMFNKPDTDRLHPNDAGHSRMAKTIMQQLSALPCVF